TGGGCGATCAGCACGTCGACGATGGTGCGGGTACCGACCTCGAAGCCGGCCTGCGTGGCGTCACGCGCGCTTTCCGACGACTCGACGGCCGCCTTGGTGGCCTCGACCTTGCTGATGCCAGCGACCACGGATCGGTAGTAGTTGAGCGTGTCGCGAACCACCTGGCGGCGTGAGCTTTCCAGGGAATCCTGTGCGGAATCGCGCTGGTAGATCGACTGGCGCACGCGCGACTGGGTGGCGCCGCCGGAGAAGATAGGCACGCTCAAGGTCAGGCCGACGGTGGTGCCGCCACGGCCGTTGCTGCTGGTGTTGCTGGACGAAAGCGTCCCCGCATTCTGGGTCCAGGCGGTGCTCTTGCTGTAGCCGGCGGTGGCATCCAGTGTGGGTAGATGCGCGGCGCGGGCCGAGGAAATGCTGTGTTCCGCGGACTCGACGTTGTACTGCGAAGCGAGGATGGTCGGATTGCTCTTGACCGCCTCGGCCACCCAGGCCTTTGGATCGTTGGGCGTGGGCGGATCCATCGGCAGCTGCTCACGCAGCTTCTTCAGGTTGTCCGACGGCTTGCCGGTGATCTGGGTCAGGGCCTCGCGCGAATCGGCCAGCGTGTTCTCGGCGGTGATCACCGAGGCCACGGCGGTATCGTGCTGCGCCTTGGCATCCTGCACGTCGGTGATGGCGGACAGGCCGACATCGAAACGCTGCTGCGCCTGCTCCAACTGGCGGGCGAGCGCCTGCTCGTTGGCCTTGGCGAAGGTCAGCGCGTCGTCGTTGGTCAGCACCTGGAAGTAGGCGGTGGCCACGCGTGTCGACAGCTGCTGGAGGGCAGCTTCGTAGGTGGCGTCCTGCGCTTCGGAAGACGACTTCGAGGCCTTCAGGTCCGCGTAGCGGCTGAAATCGACCACGCTCTGGGAGACCGAAAGGCTGGAGCTGCGCGTGCGGGTATGACCGATGTCGTTACTGACCACAGTGCCGTCGTTCAGGACGAGGGGTTCTCTCCCGTTCGGCTCCGACTGGCTCAGCTGCAACTGTGCGCTGACCTGCGGCAGCAGCAGCGCACGGCTCTGCACGACGGTCTCGCCCGTGGCGAGCCGGTTGGAATCGGCCTGCGACAGCACCGGATCGTTGGCCCGGGCCTGGCGGTAGGCGTCGAGCAGGTCTTCGGCGTGGCTCGCGAAAGGCATCGCGGCCAGTGCCAGCGCGACGGTGAGCAGCTTCAAGCGCATGGTTTCGCCTCGTGGGTAATGGAAAATCTGGGGGTCAGAGCACGAAGCGCTTCACCGGCGCGGCATGCGCCAGGTAGGGAAGGTCCGTTTCGAACAGCGACTCTTCACGGAAGCGGCCCTCGCCCTCATGGGTAAGGAGCACCGCCGTCTGCGCGGGGGAGTCGCCGCGTACGACGAACATGCGCCCGCCCGGCTTCAGCCAGCGCACGAATTTCTCGGGCACCGAATGCACCGCGGCGGTGATCACGACGGCATCGAAAACGCCCGCCGGGGTGTAGCCGTTGACCGCTTCGGCCGTTTCGACCGTGACATTGGTGACCGCCGCAGCGGCCAGGCGCTCGCGCGCCGCGTCCACGAAGTCGGCATGCATGTCGATGCTGGTGACCTTGCCGGCAAGACGGGCCAGGCAGGCGGTGAGGAAGCCGGAGCCGGTGCCGATTTCCAGCACCTCGTCGGTCTTCTTCAGTTCCAGGGCTTGCAGCACGCGGCCTTCCACGACGGGTTTCATCATGACCTCGCCATGGCCCAGGGCCAGGGTGAGGTCGGCAAAGGCCACGTTACGGTGGGCCGGCGCGACGAAATCCTCGCGGCGAACGCCCTTGAGCGTCTCCAGGACGTCGGCGTCGAGCACTTCCCAGGGGCGGACCTGGTTCTCGACCATGTTCTGCCGTGCCTGTTCGAAATTCATCGCCATGGTGTCGGGTTCCGTACAAAAAAGCTGAAAAAGGTTCGAAAGGATAAGCGCTTAGCGCCCGTTTTCCCAATGGATCAAAGGCTGCGGCTACGGTGGTGTCCCGACTAAGTGCCGGAAGTCACCGGATGGGGCTGACGGAAGTCACCCCCATGGGCGCTTTCGCTCGCTCCTGCCTGAACAGCCGCGACCGCAAGCCCCTGAACGCCTTGGGTTTCGCCCGAGGGCGACCCCATTTCATTCCGAGCCACGAAGGACAGCCTTTCGGTCGTCTCCACCCTTGTCGGCATGCGCCGCAGGAAAAGTGGAAATAACTGAACCGCTGCGTATAATAAAGTCATATTTTCAGTTTGTGAAGGTGCAGCCATGAACGCCAGCCCGAAAATGAAGCCGCAGGGCCCTGGTCGTCCCAAGGACATGGAAAAGCGCGCGGCCATTCTCGAGGCGGCCAAGGCACTGTTCACACAGGGTGGCTTCGCCGGCACGAGCATGGATGCCGTGGCTGCAGCAGCGGGTGTGTCCAAGTTGACCGTGTACAGCCACTTCGGCGACAAGGACAACCTGTTCCGTGAAGTGATCCGTGCACACGTGCAGGAGCGCCTCCCGGACGACCTGTTCGATTTCAGCCAGGGCGCCGATATCCGTGTCACGTTGACCAACATTGCCAGCCGGCACGCGGCGATGGAAACCAACACGGAGACTGTCGGCACGTTCCGGGCGATCCTCTCGGATTGCCAGTCGGGCGGCAATCCGCGATTCGGTCGCCTGGTCTGGGAAGAAGGCCCGGCCCGCATGCACAAGCTGGTGCAGCGGTTGTTCGAAGGCGCCGTGGCGCGCGGCCAGCTGGAGATTCCCGATGTGTCGCGGGCCAGCACGCAGTTCCTCGCGCTCCTTAAGGGCGACCTGCTGATCCGTCGCCTGTTCGGTTGCGAGGACTGCGCGGTGCAGTTTGCCGAGGAGGTCAATGCCAATGCATTGGCGGCCGTGGAAATGTTCCTCAACGCTTACCAGCCGCGCACGGCGAAGGTGTGACGCGGGACGGCGCATTCCGCAGCTAAGTCCGCGTAATGCGGACGATTCTCACCCCGCTCATTCTTCACCCGGCTTTCCCAGTAACGTCCCTACCGTCGTGGCCCTACCCACTCTCCCAGGAGACCAGGCCATGGCCACGACGAAGCCGTTCATCAGCGATATCGAGAACATCCGCAAGCGCGCCCGCGAGCACATCGACGATGGTGCCGTGACGGCGGGCTACCGCGCCGATCGCGAAACGGTGATCAAGCTGTTGAACGAAGCGCTCGCCACCGAGATCGTCTGCGTGCTGCGCTACAAGTATCACTACTACATGGCGCCGGGCATCCATTCCCAGAGCGTGAAGTCGGAATTCCTGGAGCATGCGCGCGAGGAGCAGGAGCACGCCGACCGCATCGCCGAGCGCATTACCCAGCTGGACGGCACGCCCAATTTTAATCCGGAAGGCTTGCTCTCACGCAGCCACGCGGATTACGTGGAAGGCACCACGCTGGTGGAGATGATCAAGGAAGACCTGGTGGCCGAGCGCATCGCCATCGACAGCTACCGCGAGATCGTCCAGTACATCGGTGACGACGACCCGACCACGCGCCGCATCATGGAAGACATCCTGGCCCAGGAAGAAGAGCACGCCGAGGATATGGCGACCCTGCTGGAGAACCTGGGTGCGAAGGGAGAGCCGGTGCAGGCCTGGGAGCCGTCCCAGTCGTCCTCGCACTGATCCGGTCCTCCCGGCATCGATTAGGTAAGCTAGGCGCTCACGTTCGCGACGATAAGGAAAGACATCATGAATGCGACCGCCACTCCCGCGCCGTCCCGGCGAAAGCAAAACCCGATCGGCCTGCTGGTCGCCACCCTGGTGGCGATCCTGCTGCTGGTCATGCTGTTCTTCATGTGGTGGTGGGACAAGGAGCCGGAACAGTTCGATCCGGTCGCGGTCACCACCGCGCATATGAAGGACATTGGCCGGCCCATGGCCACCGGCGCGGTCACCACATACACGCTGATCCGGTCGGTCGACACGCTGATGACCAAGCGTGGCGGCTACCTCAGCAACGACAAGATGCCGCCCGGCGTGTTCATGGACAACGTGCCCAACTGGGAATTCGGCTCGCTGACGGCGTCGCGCGATCTCTCGCGTGCGCTGCGCAACGACCTGAGCCGCTCGCAGACGCAATCCACGGAAGACAAGGCCCTGGGCGAGGCCGATCCGCTGCTCAATAGCCCGAACGATCGCTGGCTGCTGCCCAGTTCGGAATCGCAGTACGGTAAGGCCGTGGACGACCTGGAAAACTACCTGGGCCGCCTGAGCGACGCCGAGGATGCGAACGCGCATTTCTATGCTCGCGCCGATAACCTGGCCGACTACCTGCAGACGGTCTCGGGTCGTCTCGGCTCACTGTCGCAGCGGTTGTCCGCCGCTGCAGGCCAGCTGAAAGTGGATGCGGCGCCCAACGCCGACGTCGGTGGCACGGCCGGTCCTGCCAAGGCGGTGTACGTCAAGACGCCCTGGAACAAGATCGACGACAACTTCTACGAGGCGCGTGGCTATACCTGGGCACTACTGGAGCAGCTCAAGGCGATCCGCCACGATTTCGCCCCCATCCTGCGCAGCAAGAACGCCGACGCCAGTCTGGAGCAGGTGATCCGCGAGCTGGAAGAATCGCAGAAAGACCTGGGCAGCCCCGTGGTGCTCAACGGCGCGCCGTTCGGCTTCTTCGCCAACCACTCGCTGGTGATGGCCAATTACATCTCCCGCGCCAACGCCGCCATCATCGACCTGCGCACGCTGCTAGGCCGCGGCTAACCCGAACAACGCCGTGTAGGAGCGCACGATGTGCGCGAAAAACGACGTGCGTCGACGTAGATCAAGCGACAACGTCGGGCCACGAAACGTTTATCGCCCACATCGTGGGCTCCTACACGCGCGCTGTAGGAGCCCACGATGTGGGCGATAAACGTACATGCAAAAGCGCACTGTGCGCCATAGCCGCCTAGGCGAGCTTAATGGTCCGCCTTATACCGAGCCATGCCAGCCACGATTTCCGCCTTGGCCTCATCCGCGCCGACCCAGCCTTCAACCTTGACCCACTTGCCCTTCTCCAGGTCCTTGTAGTGCTCGAAGAAGTGGCCGATGCGCTCCAGCCAATGGCCGGACACCTTGTCGATATCCTTGATGTGCGAGTAGCCGGCGAACACCTTTTCCACCGGAACCACCACCAGCTTCTCATCGGCGCCTGCCTCGTCGCTCATCTTGAGCATGCCGACCGGATGGCAGCGGATCACCGAGCCGGGAACCAGCGACAGCGGCAGGATCACCAGCGCGTCCAGCGGATCGCCGTCGCCACCGAGCGTGCCCGGCACGTAGCCGTAGTTGCAGGGGTAGCGCATGGGCGTGGAGAGGATGCGGTCGACGAAGATCGCGCCGCTTTCCTTGTCCACTTCGTACTTGACCGGCTCGGCATCCTTGGGGATTTCGATGATGACGTTGATTTCGTCCGGTACGTTCTTGCCGGCGGGAACGAGATGCAGACCCATGGGATTCCTTGACGAGTAATAGGGGAGGGAAGCGGCCGAATAGGATACGGCCTAGCCGCCCGCGCCGCAAAAGCGGCGCCAGGCGGCCCCGGCGGCTACTTCAGGTGGTCCCAGAGATAGGTATAGGCCAGTGCATTCATTAAGGCCGACTGCTTGTTGTCCGCCGCCGCGCCATGGCCGCCCTCGAGGTTTTCATACAGCGAGGCGTCCAGGCCCATGGCCTGCATGCGGGCGGCCATCTTGCGCGCGTGCACCGGGCCCACGCGGTCGTCGCGCGTGGAGGTGGTGAACAGCACGGCCGGATAGTGGGTGCCCTTGTGCAGGTTGTGGTACGGCGAGAAGGTCTGGATGTACTTCCACTCTTCCGGCTTGTCCGGATCGCCGAATTCGGCCATCCACGAGGCGCCTGCCGACATATGGGTGTAGCGCTTCATGTCGAGCAGGGCGACCTGGCTGACCACCGCACCGTAGAGCTGCGGGTAGCGGGTCAGCATGTTGCCGGCCAGCAGGCCGCCGTTGCTGCCGCCCATCATGCCCATGTGCTTCGGGCTGGTGATCTTGCGGTCGATCAGGTCCTGCGACACCGCCGCGAAATCCTCGTAGGCGCGCGGACGGTTGGCCTTGAGGGCCGCCTGGTGCCAGCGCGGGCCGTACTCGCCGCCGCCACGGATGTTGGCGATGACATACACGCCGCCCTTCTCCAGCCAGGCGCGGCCGACGCCGCCGGAATAGGCCGGTTGCAGCGGGATCTCGAAACCGCCGTAGCCGTAGACCAGGGTCGGGTTATTACCGTCGGCTTTCAGGTCTTTCGGGGCGATCTCGAAGTAGGGCACCTTGGTGCCGTCCTTGGAGGTGGCGAAATGCTGGCTGACCGCGAACTTCGACGCGTCGAAGAACGCCGGGCTGTGCTTGATGGCCGAGCGTTCGCCCTGGCCGAGCACGCCGTAGTACAGCGTGGTGGGCTGGAGGAAGCCGGATACCGTGAGGAAGTACTCGTCCGAGTCATCGGCATCGATCCCGCCAGCTTCCATCGTGCTCAGCGGCGGCGCGCCACCCAGCGATTCGCTCGTCCAGGGGCCTTTCGCACTCGGGGTCAAGATCTGGATCTGGCTGACCACGTCGCGCATCACGTTGAGGATCAGGTGATGGCGCGTCCACGAGTGGCCCGACAGCGAGCTGTGCTCGTCCGGCGTGAACAACACGGTGAACTCGCGCTTGCCGGCCATGAAGTCGTCGAACTTCGTGGCCACCAGCGAACCGGACGGGTAGGTGGTGCCGCCTACGGTCCACGCCGTGCGTGGCTCGACCAGCAGCCATTCGCGCTCCACATCCGTCTCGGCGTCGTTGGGTACGTCGATCTTGACCAGCTTGCCGTCTTTGCCGCGCAGGAAGGTCTCGGTGTTGTAGAACTCCAGCGCCCGCTGCACGAAATCGCGCTGGAAACCGGGCGTGAGGTCACGATAGGCCGAGATCGACATGTCCTTGGCGGTGCCTTCGTACACCGTGGTGGCGGACGACAGCGGCGTACCGCGCTTCCATTCCTTCACGATGCGCGGGTAGCTGGACTCGGTCAGTGAGCCCGGGCCGAAGTCGGTGGCGACGAACAGGTGGTCGTCGTCGATCCAGGCGACCTGGGTCTTGGCCTCGGGCAGGGTGAAGCCATCCTTGATGAAGGTGCGCGTGGTGAGGTCGAACTCGCGGATCACGTCGGCATCGGCGCCGGCGCGCGAGAGCGAGACCAGGCAGCGGCGGTTGGACGGCCGCAGGCATTGCGCGCCGTGCCACACCCAGTTTTCCTTTTCGGACGCGGACAGCGCGTCCAGGTCGATCACGGTTTCCCAGGCCGGGTTGTCCTTGCGGTATTCCGCCAGCGTGGTGCGCCGCCACAGCCCCTTGGGGTGGGCCTTGTCGCGCCAGAAGTTGTAGAAGTGGTCGCCGATCTTGGAGACCATGGGAATGCGGGCTTCGGAGTCGAGCACTTCGAGCAGGCGCGCGTCCAGCGAGGTGAAGGCCTCGCTCTTGGCGTATTTCGCCACGGTCTCCGCGTTGCGCTCCTTGACCCATGCGAGCGGCTTGGCGCCGTCGATGTCGTCGAGCCAGAGGTTTTCGTCGTCGCCGGCGGCCGTGGCGGCCTGGCCGGAAGGGGTCTT
This DNA window, taken from Luteibacter sp. 9135, encodes the following:
- a CDS encoding prolyl oligopeptidase family serine peptidase — protein: MQRRWIALAIALTFMGMTQAHDAPKTPSGQAATAAGDDENLWLDDIDGAKPLAWVKERNAETVAKYAKSEAFTSLDARLLEVLDSEARIPMVSKIGDHFYNFWRDKAHPKGLWRRTTLAEYRKDNPAWETVIDLDALSASEKENWVWHGAQCLRPSNRRCLVSLSRAGADADVIREFDLTTRTFIKDGFTLPEAKTQVAWIDDDHLFVATDFGPGSLTESSYPRIVKEWKRGTPLSSATTVYEGTAKDMSISAYRDLTPGFQRDFVQRALEFYNTETFLRGKDGKLVKIDVPNDAETDVEREWLLVEPRTAWTVGGTTYPSGSLVATKFDDFMAGKREFTVLFTPDEHSSLSGHSWTRHHLILNVMRDVVSQIQILTPSAKGPWTSESLGGAPPLSTMEAGGIDADDSDEYFLTVSGFLQPTTLYYGVLGQGERSAIKHSPAFFDASKFAVSQHFATSKDGTKVPYFEIAPKDLKADGNNPTLVYGYGGFEIPLQPAYSGGVGRAWLEKGGVYVIANIRGGGEYGPRWHQAALKANRPRAYEDFAAVSQDLIDRKITSPKHMGMMGGSNGGLLAGNMLTRYPQLYGAVVSQVALLDMKRYTHMSAGASWMAEFGDPDKPEEWKYIQTFSPYHNLHKGTHYPAVLFTTSTRDDRVGPVHARKMAARMQAMGLDASLYENLEGGHGAAADNKQSALMNALAYTYLWDHLK
- a CDS encoding DUF2333 family protein; translated protein: MNATATPAPSRRKQNPIGLLVATLVAILLLVMLFFMWWWDKEPEQFDPVAVTTAHMKDIGRPMATGAVTTYTLIRSVDTLMTKRGGYLSNDKMPPGVFMDNVPNWEFGSLTASRDLSRALRNDLSRSQTQSTEDKALGEADPLLNSPNDRWLLPSSESQYGKAVDDLENYLGRLSDAEDANAHFYARADNLADYLQTVSGRLGSLSQRLSAAAGQLKVDAAPNADVGGTAGPAKAVYVKTPWNKIDDNFYEARGYTWALLEQLKAIRHDFAPILRSKNADASLEQVIRELEESQKDLGSPVVLNGAPFGFFANHSLVMANYISRANAAIIDLRTLLGRG
- a CDS encoding ferritin-like domain-containing protein, with product MATTKPFISDIENIRKRAREHIDDGAVTAGYRADRETVIKLLNEALATEIVCVLRYKYHYYMAPGIHSQSVKSEFLEHAREEQEHADRIAERITQLDGTPNFNPEGLLSRSHADYVEGTTLVEMIKEDLVAERIAIDSYREIVQYIGDDDPTTRRIMEDILAQEEEHAEDMATLLENLGAKGEPVQAWEPSQSSSH
- a CDS encoding TetR/AcrR family transcriptional regulator encodes the protein MNASPKMKPQGPGRPKDMEKRAAILEAAKALFTQGGFAGTSMDAVAAAAGVSKLTVYSHFGDKDNLFREVIRAHVQERLPDDLFDFSQGADIRVTLTNIASRHAAMETNTETVGTFRAILSDCQSGGNPRFGRLVWEEGPARMHKLVQRLFEGAVARGQLEIPDVSRASTQFLALLKGDLLIRRLFGCEDCAVQFAEEVNANALAAVEMFLNAYQPRTAKV
- a CDS encoding TolC family outer membrane protein, with product MRLKLLTVALALAAMPFASHAEDLLDAYRQARANDPVLSQADSNRLATGETVVQSRALLLPQVSAQLQLSQSEPNGREPLVLNDGTVVSNDIGHTRTRSSSLSVSQSVVDFSRYADLKASKSSSEAQDATYEAALQQLSTRVATAYFQVLTNDDALTFAKANEQALARQLEQAQQRFDVGLSAITDVQDAKAQHDTAVASVITAENTLADSREALTQITGKPSDNLKKLREQLPMDPPTPNDPKAWVAEAVKSNPTILASQYNVESAEHSISSARAAHLPTLDATAGYSKSTAWTQNAGTLSSSNTSSNGRGGTTVGLTLSVPIFSGGATQSRVRQSIYQRDSAQDSLESSRRQVVRDTLNYYRSVVAGISKVEATKAAVESSESARDATQAGFEVGTRTIVDVLIAQQNLTSALSDYSQARHQFILDKLLLKQTAGTVDVKDLEAINALLQ
- the ppa gene encoding inorganic diphosphatase, giving the protein MGLHLVPAGKNVPDEINVIIEIPKDAEPVKYEVDKESGAIFVDRILSTPMRYPCNYGYVPGTLGGDGDPLDALVILPLSLVPGSVIRCHPVGMLKMSDEAGADEKLVVVPVEKVFAGYSHIKDIDKVSGHWLERIGHFFEHYKDLEKGKWVKVEGWVGADEAKAEIVAGMARYKADH
- a CDS encoding protein-L-isoaspartate O-methyltransferase family protein; the protein is MAMNFEQARQNMVENQVRPWEVLDADVLETLKGVRREDFVAPAHRNVAFADLTLALGHGEVMMKPVVEGRVLQALELKKTDEVLEIGTGSGFLTACLARLAGKVTSIDMHADFVDAARERLAAAAVTNVTVETAEAVNGYTPAGVFDAVVITAAVHSVPEKFVRWLKPGGRMFVVRGDSPAQTAVLLTHEGEGRFREESLFETDLPYLAHAAPVKRFVL